In the Paralichthys olivaceus isolate ysfri-2021 chromosome 15, ASM2471397v2, whole genome shotgun sequence genome, one interval contains:
- the LOC109635650 gene encoding organic cation/carnitine transporter 2-like, whose amino-acid sequence MSDYEDATTFLGEWGRFQQQVFFLLCLTVVPNGFTALSIVFLADTPRHHCVVPARVNLTAAWRNSSIPLEVDSGGELVPSKCLRYKLDDLLSFSERGLMPGVDVNLTEVPKEGCLDGWDYDQSVYISTIISEWDLVCDNRWKNPLTSSVYFGGVLAGSVISGQLSDRYGRKIVLFVTMAVQTVFALITVASPSWPVFCALFFVVGLGHISNYVSAFVLGTEILGPRVRTIFSTMGVSVFFGAGYMLLPLVGFFIRNWRMLILTLNLPGLLCFPLWWFIPESPRWLLSQGRVEEAEAIVRDAARKNKIEPPPVIFSPPQYKRQSKERTTHNICDLLRSRNIRGISLTLWLVWNTLTIGYFALSLNTVNLHGNAYFNCFLSALVELPAYTLSWVLFRWVSRRLSIFSTLTMGGLSLLFIQLIPANLIPLAITLEMMGKFAVSTAFAVVYAYTAEVYPTVLRNTAIGTCSMASRIGSITAPYFIYLRSYSVSLPYILMGSLMALAGLLSLLLPESYGMPLPDTITHMQHFPGCCQKTPYTATHTEEDKDISREKIQLKLEQ is encoded by the exons ATGAGCGACTATGAAGACGCAACCACCTTCCTGGGAGAATGGGGCCGTTTCCAGCAGCAggtgtttttcctcctctgtctgaccGTGGTGCCCAACGGCTTCACCGCCCTCTCCATTGTGTTTCTGGCCGACACTCCGCGGCACCACTGCGTCGTGCCGGCGCGCGTAAACCTCACGGCGGCGTGGAGGAACAGCAGCATCCCTCTGGAGGTGGATAGCGGAGGAGAGCTGGTGCCCAGCAAATGCCTCAGATACAAACTGGATGATCTGCTGAGCTTCTCAGAGAGAGGTTTGATGCCCGGCGTCGATGTGAATCTGACCGAGGTGCCAAAAGAAGGCTGCCTGGACGGGTGGGACTATGACCAGAGCGTCTACATCTCCACCATCATATCCGAG tgGGACCTGGTGTGTGATAACAGGTGGAAGAACCCGTTGACTTCCTCTGTCTACTTCGGTGGGGTTCTCGCCGGTTCTGTTATTTCAGGGCAGCTCTCAGACAG GTATGGGAGGAAAATCGTGTTGTTTGTTACCATGGCCGTCCAGACGGTGTTTGCACTCATCACGGTGGCTTCTCCATCCTGGCCTGTGTTCTGCGCTTTGTTCTTTGTCGTTGGGTTGGGACATATCTCTAATTATGTGTCCGCATTCGTCTTAG GGACAGAGATTCTTGGCCCACGCGTGCGGACGATTTTCTCCACCATGGGTGTGAGTGTTTTCTTTGGTGCAGGCTACATGCTGCTGCCACTCGTGGGCTTCTTCATCAGAAACTGGAGGATGCTCATCCTCACCCTCAACCTGCCTGGcttgctttgttttcctctctggtg GTTCATTCCAGAGTCTCCTCGGTGGCTGCTCTCTCAGGGTCgggtggaggaggctgaggcCATAGTGAGAGATGCTGCTAGGAAGAACAAAATTGAGCCTCCGCCAGTCATCTTCAGTCCCCCGCAG TATAAACGTCAGTCCAAGGAGAGGACGACCCATAACATCTGCGATCTGCTGCGTTCCCGAAACATCCGCGGGATTTCTCTCACGCTGTGGCTGGTGTG GAACACCCTGACCATTGGCTACTTCGCATTGTCCCTGAACACGGTGAACCTTCATGGCAACGCGTACTTCAACTGCTTCCTGTCGGCTCTGGTCGAGCTGCCTGCCTACACTTTGTCGTGGGTTTTGTTCCGCTGGGTTTCCAGACGACTGAGCATCTTCTCGACGCTCACCATGGGAGGACTGTCTCTACTCTTCATACAGCTCATACCAGCAA ACCTGATTCCTCTGGCCATAACGCTCGAGATGATGGGGAAGTTTGCCGTGTCGACGGCCTTCGCCGTCGTGTATGCCTACACAGCAGAGGTCTACCCAACCGTGCTGAGGAACACAGCTATTGGTACCTGCTCCATGGCCTCCAGAATAGGCAGCATCACCGCTCCATACTTCATTTACTTGA GAAGCTATTCCGTATCACTGCCTTACATCCTCATGGGAAGTCTGATGGCTCTGGCAGGGTTGCTGAGTCTCCTGCTGCCCGAGAGCTATGGAATGCCTCTGCCCGACACCATCACTCACATGCAACACTTCCCTGG